GTCGATCGGGTCCCGGAGCGAGACCGATGAAGGGGTTCGTGCTCGGCGGCGTCAGCTCCGGCGTCGGCAAGACGGTCGCGACGCTGGCGATCGTCCGGACTCTCGCGGACGCCGGCTACGAGGTCCAGCCCGCGAAGGCGGGCCCGGACTTCATCGACCCGAGCCACCACGAGGAAATCGCGGGACGTCCCTCACGAACGCTCGACCTGTGGCTCGAAGGCGAGGACGGCTTGCGGCGCAACTACGCCCGCGGCGAGGGTGATATCTGCGTCGTGGAGGGCGTGATGGGCCTGTACGACGGCGACGGCTCGAGCACCGCGATGGTCGCTGAAGCCCTCGGGTTGCCGGTCGTCCTGGTCGTCGACGCCGAGGCGGGCATGGAGAGCGTCGCGGCGACCGCGCTCGGCTTCCGCGAGTACGCCGACGCGATCGGTCGCGATGTCGAGGTCGGGGGGATCGTCGCCCAGCGCGCCCACGGCGGCCGCCACGAACAGGGGATCCGCGACGCCCTGCCCGAGGCCCTCGAGTACTTCGGCCGGATTCCGCCGTCTCCCGACCTCGAGATCCCCGATCGCCACCTCGGGCTGGAGATGGGCGAAGAGGCGGCGCTGCCGAGGGACGCGTTGCAGGACGCCGCGGAGACGATCGACGCGGAACGACTCGCAGCGGTCGCAACGGAACCGCCCCGGCCGGAAACGCCGGTCGAAGCCGCCGATGCCGTCGACGCCACTGTTGCCGTCGCCAGCGACGCGGCCTTCTGCTTTCGGTATCCGGCGACGATCGAGCGGTTCCGCGAGCGGGCCGAACTGGTCACGTTCTCGCCGATCGCGGGGGATCCGGTTCCCCACTGTGACGGCGTCTACCTCCCCGGCGGGTATCCCGAACTGAACGCCGAGGATCTCGAGTCTGCGGGGACGCTCTCGGAACTCGGCGATCGGGCGAGCGAGGGGCTCCCCGTCCTCGGCGAGTGCGGCGGTCTGATGGCCATGAGCCAGTCGCTGACGACCGCAGAGGGTGATCGGAGCGAGATGGCCGGCATCCTGCCGGCCGACGTGACGATGCACGATCGCTACCGGGCGCTCGATCACGTCGAACTCGAGGCGATCGAGGGAACGCTGACCGCTCGCGCCGGGGAATCGATCCGCGGCCACGAGTTCCACTACTCGAGTGCGAACGTGGGTCGCGACGCCCGGTTCGCGTTCGAGACGGTGCGCGGCGACGGCATCGACGGCGACCGCGACGGCCTGACCGAGTACGAGTCGCTCGGCACCTACGTGCACGTTCACGCGGAGAGCGGGGGGTTCGATCGATTCCTCGAGTCGATCGAACGCTGACCCCGTTTTCCACTGCCGTCACGCTCGAACCGTCACGACCGAATCCGCGTGACCGGTGGTAGCACGGGTTCGAGCCCGGTCTCGGCGCGCTGTTCTCTGCCTTCGGACCGTTCGTCGATCGTTGTCGAGCGACTCGTCGTCCGCGTCGCACAGGAGGTGCCCCTGCAGTCGATCGACCCGTGGATCGAGACGAGTCGTTCCGCAACGTGGACGTTCGATCGCCCCTGAACTGGACGTTCGATCGGCCCCGAACAATACGATTTGTGCTATCCCAATTTGAGATGGGCAACTGGGATTGTGCTACTCCAAACAAAATTGTTTTAGGCCCGGGCTCTGTTCCAACGAGTGATGCCACCCATCGCGCTTCCACACGACGCGAAGGCCGGGCCGACCAAGCCGGAGGTCCGCGCCGTCGTCCAGTCGAAACTCGCTCTCGACTCGGACGATCACTTCGCGGAGGTCGGTTCCTGTACGGGGGCCGTCACGATCGAAGCCGCACGACGAGCGGAGCGGGTGACCGCTCTCGAACGAAAAGCCGAGCGCCTCGAGACGACCGAGCAGAACCTCGCGGCGAACGCGGAGTCGGTGCGGGCCGACGTCGAGTTTCGCAACGCGGAAGCGCCCGAGGGACTGCCCGACGACGCCGACGCGCTCTTTCTCGGCGGGAGCCGCAACTTCGAGGCCGTGCTCGACCACGCCGTCGAGACGGAAATCGATCGGGTAGTCATGAACGTCTCGCGTCTGGAAGTCGCTGGTAAGGCGACGGCGGCGTTTCGCGAGCGCGATCTGCTCGAGGAGGTCGTCCAGTTCCAGGTGAGCCACGGCTACGAACTCGCCGGGGCGACGAGTTTCGACGCGGACAACCCGGTCTACATGCTGATCGGGAGCGCGACGCCCAATGACGATGCTGCCGATGCGGACGACGACGACGAAAGAGTCGCCGTCGACGGAAGCGGCCGCTCGCAGACGGAGGGTCCCGATCGATGACGCTCTACGGCGTCGGACTCGGCCCTGGCGAGGCCGACCTCGTCACCGTCCGGGGGAAACGGATCCTCGAGGGCGCGGACGTGGTCTACTCGCCCGGTCGCCTCTCGCGGACCGTCGCGCTGAACCACGTCGACGAGTCGACGATCGGGGACCTGGACTTCCCGATGACGAACGACGAGGAGACGTTGCGAACGGCGTGGAAGGAAGCCGCGGCGGAGATCGCTCCGAACGCACGCGACGGCGACGTCGCCTTCGTCACGCTCGGCGATCCGAACGTCTACTCGACCTTTGGACACCTGCGCCGGACGATCGACGCGTTCCACCCCGGCGTGGACCTCGAGACCGTTCCCGGCGTGAGCGCGGTGACGGCCTTCGCGACCGCGCTGGGCGTCGAGATCGAGGCCGGCGCGGGCCTCTCCCTGCGCGAGGCCGCGAGCGGAGCGAGTCCGACCGGTCCCGATCGGATGATCCTGTTCAAGGTCACCGACGCGCCGGCGACCCACGAGGGCCTCGTCGAGGCCGGCTACGAGGTGACTTACGGCCGACGACTGTTCATGGAACAGGGCGAGACGATCGTCACGGACGATCCGGAGACGATCGACGAACGGGACTACTACACGCTGGCCTACGCCGAGAAGGAGGCCCTCGAGGTCGAGCGGGCGACGGCTGCCTTCCGGACCGACGACGAGAGTGGGTCGGAGGAGGCGACGACAGACGGTGAGCCCGTCACGGACGGAGGACGACGATGACGGACGACGCGTCGTCGGACCCGCAGGACGCGATCGACTCGCAGGGCGACCGCCGCCGCGAGCAACTGGACGATCGGATCTTCGAGCACAGCGCCGGCGACGAACGGGAGGGGATCCCCTTCGTCGGTGCCGGACCCGGCAACCCGCGGTTGCTGACCGTCGCGGGCAAGGAACTGCTCGAGACGGCCGATCTGGTCGTCCACGCTGGATCGCTGGTCAACAGCGAACTCCTTGACGAGTACTGTTCCCACGCCGAACCGGTGAACTCCGTGGGGAAGGACCTCGAGGAACTGATCCCGCTGATGCGGGACGCCTACGAGAACAGCCGGAACGTCGTCCGGCTACACAGCGGCGATCCCGCCATCTACGGAGCCGCGCTCGAGCAGATGGACGCGCTGGAACACGAGGGCGTGCCGACGTA
The nucleotide sequence above comes from Halosolutus halophilus. Encoded proteins:
- a CDS encoding cobyrinic acid a,c-diamide synthase produces the protein MKGFVLGGVSSGVGKTVATLAIVRTLADAGYEVQPAKAGPDFIDPSHHEEIAGRPSRTLDLWLEGEDGLRRNYARGEGDICVVEGVMGLYDGDGSSTAMVAEALGLPVVLVVDAEAGMESVAATALGFREYADAIGRDVEVGGIVAQRAHGGRHEQGIRDALPEALEYFGRIPPSPDLEIPDRHLGLEMGEEAALPRDALQDAAETIDAERLAAVATEPPRPETPVEAADAVDATVAVASDAAFCFRYPATIERFRERAELVTFSPIAGDPVPHCDGVYLPGGYPELNAEDLESAGTLSELGDRASEGLPVLGECGGLMAMSQSLTTAEGDRSEMAGILPADVTMHDRYRALDHVELEAIEGTLTARAGESIRGHEFHYSSANVGRDARFAFETVRGDGIDGDRDGLTEYESLGTYVHVHAESGGFDRFLESIER
- the cbiT gene encoding precorrin-6Y C5,15-methyltransferase (decarboxylating) subunit CbiT encodes the protein MPPIALPHDAKAGPTKPEVRAVVQSKLALDSDDHFAEVGSCTGAVTIEAARRAERVTALERKAERLETTEQNLAANAESVRADVEFRNAEAPEGLPDDADALFLGGSRNFEAVLDHAVETEIDRVVMNVSRLEVAGKATAAFRERDLLEEVVQFQVSHGYELAGATSFDADNPVYMLIGSATPNDDAADADDDDERVAVDGSGRSQTEGPDR
- a CDS encoding cobalt-factor II C(20)-methyltransferase — translated: MTLYGVGLGPGEADLVTVRGKRILEGADVVYSPGRLSRTVALNHVDESTIGDLDFPMTNDEETLRTAWKEAAAEIAPNARDGDVAFVTLGDPNVYSTFGHLRRTIDAFHPGVDLETVPGVSAVTAFATALGVEIEAGAGLSLREAASGASPTGPDRMILFKVTDAPATHEGLVEAGYEVTYGRRLFMEQGETIVTDDPETIDERDYYTLAYAEKEALEVERATAAFRTDDESGSEEATTDGEPVTDGGRR